The genomic segment CTGGGTTTGTTGATCTCCAGACTTTGCCCAATGCCGTTCTTATCACCGGCTTTGCTCCACCCTCGCGTGAAACTATGATAAGAGCTTCACACCTAAGGTGTGTTTGGAGGCATTCTCCAACGATAAGAAATAGCCTAAGTTGATAGCTACACATACCAAACGCCAGCGTCTAGGTTATCGGCTGAGGTTTTGGATGACGCGAAGGTCTGCCAAGCGGGCGCCAATGCAACGTACCAGAAGCATTACCGATATGGAGGAACTGCATCCAGGATGCGCGTGAGCGTGGACTCTCGTCGCCTGCGGAATCATTAAACCAAGCGAATGTCCCTCACCCGGCCGCGAAGTCATTGGGAGTCTTTGTGCAAGTCCCATggactcgttactattaccaTGAGTCTCCGTGGATTTTTGAGATGGGCTCGGCTGCCCGACACTGATGTAGCTGAATCAAACGTGTGGATTAACGAAGACATCAGACCCCTTCCTCCAAACCGTAGAAGATGGACAACTTCAACTTTCATATCATTCTGGTTGACTAACCAGGTTGCAAGTCAGTGAAAAATTATTCATGATAAACTCATTGGGCAAGCTAACAGAGTGATAGTCTCCAATTGGCAACTCGGAGCATCTCTCGTCGCTGCTGGACTCTCTGTCTGGCAAAGCGTGATTGCCATTGTCATTGGCAAAGTAATTATTGCCCTTGTTGCCATCTTTAACGGACATGTCGGCGCACATTGGCACATCGGATTTCCAGTCGTTTCCCGGTACATCTGGGGCGTGTACGGGCAGTACATAATCCTCATTCAGAGAATCATTCTCAGTTTGGTGTGGTTTGCTGTACAGTCGTGGACCGGAGGTTTGACAGTTGTCAACTGGTGAGTACCTCTCAAACAAAACATCAATCGCCTCTGTGTGACCTAATGCTTACGAATTTCAGTCTTTCGGCAATTTTCCCATCGTTCGAATCATTAGGCAACGTGTTCCCCGAGTCCTCACACCTTACCACCAAAGACTTCATCGGTTGGATCATTTTCAACGTGCTCCTCATTCCCATCCTTTACATCCGGCCTGAGAGGATCCAGAAACTTCTTCTGGCTTTCAACACCATCTCCTCAATAACACTCATATCCATCATGATTTGGGCTCTGGCAACAGCCGGCGAAGCAGGGTCTCTAGTCCGCCAAGGGTCAAAGCAAATGTCCTCAAGCGAACTCGGCTGGCAAATCGTCCATGGCATCACTACCGTTATCGGTAGTATTGCTGTCGGATTGACCAACCAGCCGGACTACTGTCGCTTTGCTCGGAAGCCCGGAGACCAGGTTTTCGGACAATGGTTCAGCATCATCTTCTTTGGAGCCATCTTCCCTACCTTTGGCTGCTTGGCAGCTTCGGCAACTGGCGTCATCTACGG from the Colletotrichum lupini chromosome 3, complete sequence genome contains:
- a CDS encoding NCS1 nucleoside transporter; amino-acid sequence: MSLRGFLRWARLPDTDVAESNVWINEDIRPLPPNRRRWTTSTFISFWLTNQVAISNWQLGASLVAAGLSVWQSVIAIVIGKVIIALVAIFNGHVGAHWHIGFPVVSRYIWGVYGQYIILIQRIILSLVWFAVQSWTGGLTVVNCLSAIFPSFESLGNVFPESSHLTTKDFIGWIIFNVLLIPILYIRPERIQKLLLAFNTISSITLISIMIWALATAGEAGSLVRQGSKQMSSSELGWQIVHGITTVIGSIAVGLTNQPDYCRFARKPGDQVFGQWFSIIFFGAIFPTFGCLAASATGVIYGEPIWNPPLIVQAWLDSSYNAKSRAGAFFAGLGLLCIQLSINSVDNAFSAGMDLSGLFCRYINIRRGAYIGLVLSIALCPWELLSSAAVFISVLSAYSVFLGPIIGIQICDYFIIRKRRIKLSDLYHPRPDGSFYYCKGFNPRTFIAWVCGFATQLPGFAASVTPDSVKVAEGWINLYYLAFPLGFAISFLLHLGINTIWPPHEAGVIDEVDYYATFTDDEARKLGVLPLDTEIIEGSHKGVEGHDSEKGPRTWLKSMLG